CGGCGGCAAAAAACACCGGCGAGCGCAAGACCGTATGCCACGGCGTGGGGTCGGCGGGTTCCGGGCGCCTTAGATAAACGGCCAACGGCGCGTAGTCACGCCCCAGGCGGTTGCGGCAAGTGCGCACATAGATCGCCACGAAGGCGTCGATGGCCTCCGGCGCCGGCGCGGGGCTGCCTTGGGGTTGGAGCAGGCGAAAGTGGTACGCGTCGCCATGGCGGGTCAGCTCCAGGCTCAGGGCGTCACTGACCACCTGGTGATAGCGCACGATGCGCTCGAACACCTCGCGCAAGCTGCCGCTGGCCACCAAGGCATAACCGAGGGCGTGAAAGGTGGTGGGGCTGACGAACCGCGACACCCGCAAGCCAATCGCCGGATCACCGCTGGCCTGCACCGCCAGTTGCCAGAGGCGCGTGGTGGCCGACAACGGATAGCGTGCGTTGGGGTCGTCCATCTGCTGCGGGTCGAGCCCGGCCTCGGCGCACAGCGCGGCGCTGTTCAGGCCCAGGGCGTCGAGCTGCTTGCGCAGGGCGCGGGTCCAACTGGCGAGGGAAGTGGGTTCGGTCATGGCGATTGGCGCTTGCGGTCAACAGGTTGGCGTCCGAGGCTAGCATCCTGCCCGATCGCTTAGGGCAGGATGGACACATCAATGTACAAGAGGATGGAAGCATGGACGGTACTTCTGCAAGTCCCCAACAGATGAACGCACAACAACGTTCAGCGCATATCCGTGAGGTGGTGCTGGCCGAGGGCGACCGATTGCGCCAGCGCCATCCCTGGCTGCTGCATCAGGACGCTCTGGGCGCGAGCATCCTGGGGTTTGCCTTGTTGGGCATGCTCGGCTCGGCGGCGCTCTATATCAGCGGTCACCTGGCCTGGTGGGCGTGCCTGCTGCTCAATGCGTTCTTTGCTTCACTGACCCACGAGTTGGAGCACGACCTGATCCACAGCATGTACTTTCGCAAGCAGCGCCTGCCCCACAACCTGATGATGGGCCTGGTGTGGCTGGCACGGCCAAGCACGATCAACCCGTGGATTCGCCGGCATTTACACCTCAACCATCACAAGGTCTCCGGCACGGAGGCCGATATGGAAGAGCGCGCCATTACCAACGGCGAGCCCTGGGGGCTTGCGCGCTTGCTGATGGTGGGCGACAACATGATGTCGGCCTTGATCCGAATGCTGCGGGCCAAGACCTGGGCGCACAAGCTCAGCATCCTCAAGCGCGTGGTGCTGGTGTATGCCCCGCTGGCACTGCTGCATTGGGGCGCCTGGTACGTCTTCCTGGGCTTTCATGCCGCCAACGGCATCGCCAGTCTGTTGGGCGCGCCGATCATGTGGTCGGCCGGCACCTTGCAGATGATGCAGGTGATCGACATCGCTGCGGTGGTGATCATCGGCCCCAACGTGTTGCGCACGTTCTGCCTGCACTTTGTCAGCTCCAACATGCACTACTACGGCGATGTGGAACCGGGCAACGTGATCCAGCAGACCCAGGTATTGAACCCCTGGTGGCTGTGGCCGTTGCAGGCGTTCTGCTTCAACTTCGGCAGCACCCATGGCATCCATCACTTTGTGGTGAAGGAGCCGTTCTACATTCGCCAGATGACCGTCAAGGTGGCGCATAAGGTCATGGCTGAGATGGGCGTGCGCTTCAATGATGTCGGCACCTTCGCCCGGGCCAATCGGTTTGAGCGCCAGGAGCAGCCGGACGCCAAACTCGCTTTCAGCAAGCAATGAACGCCAGGGGCAGGTCGCGGATCTGTTCGTGCACCGGCGGCTGGTAGTGGTCATCACTGATCAATTCATGCAGCAGTTCTTCGCGCAGTTGGTGGAATTCAAAGCTGCTGCGCTGGCGCGGGTGGGGCAGGGTGATGTCCACCACCTGCTTGATGCGCCCCGGCCGGGGCTCCATCACCACCACGCGGTCGGCGAGGAAAATCGCCTCTTCCACATCATGGGTGACCAGCACCGTAGTGATCCTGGCGCGGGCACGAATCGCCAGGAGTTCGTCCTGCATCTGCTGGCGAGTCAGTGCATCCAGGGCGCCGAACGGTTCGTCCAGCAACAGGATGCGTGGGCTGGCCACCAGGCCACGGGCAATTGCCACTCGTTGGGCCATGCCGCCGGAGAGTTGGTGGGGGTAGGCGCGGGTGAAATCAGTCAGGCCCACCAGCTCGATAAAATCGCTGATGCGTCGGTTGCGCTCGGCCTCATTCAGCGGCTCGTTGACCAGGCCCAGGCCGATGTTCTGCGCCACGGTCAGCCAGGGAAACAGGCGGTGCTCCTGGAACACGATGCCGCGTTCGCCGCCGATACCGCTGACGGCCTTGCCATCGACCTGGATCTGGCCGCGAAACTGCGTATCGAGCCCCACCAGCAGACGCAGCAGGGTGGACTTGCCGCAACCGCTGGCGCCGACAATCGCGACGAATTCACCTTCGGCAATCTGCAGGTTGAATTCGCGGATGGCTTCCAGTTCGAAGCCGTCGACATCGAAGCTTTTGCCCACATGGTTGAAGCTGACAATCGGTGCGTTCATGCGTGTCTCCAGCGGGTGGCACGGGTTTCGATGCGTTGGCCGATCAGGTTGAGGGCGGCGCCGGTGAGGCCGACCAGGAGCATACCGCTCATGATCAGGTCCATGCGCAGCAACTGTTGGGCGCCGATCATCAGGCTGCCGATGCCGCCGTCCGAGGGCATGAAATATTCCGCGCCGATGGTGCCCATCCAGGCGTAGATCAGGCTCAGGCGCAGGCCGGCAAAAATCCCCGCCGCGGCCCCCGGCAGTACCAGACGACGCAGGCGTTGCCACAGGCTCAGGCGCAGCACTTGCGCCGCCTCACGCAGTTGCGGCGACAGGTTGAGCACGCTGCGCTGGGTGGCGATAAACAGCGGGAAGAACGCCGCGAGGGCGATAAACACCCACTTGGCCAGTTCCCCCAGGCCGAACCAGGCAGTGAGCAGCGGCACCCAGGCGAAAATCGCGATCTGGCGCAGCGCGGCCAGGGTCGGGCCGAGTACCCGCTCACTGCGCCGCGACAGCCCCAGCCACAAGCCCATGGCAAAACCCAGGCTGCCGCCGAGCAGCGAGCCACCCACGGCCCGCCCAAGGCTTTTGCCCAACGCCGTGGTCAGGCTGCCATCCAGCACACCCGCCACGGTGGTTTGCAGCACCGCTTGGGGGCTGACCAGAATGTTCGGGTCGACCCAACCCTGTTGCGTCGCCACTTGCCACAACGCCAGCAATAGCAGCGGCAACAGCCACGGTTGCAAGCGTTGCCAGCCTTCATAGCGTGGCCCGCGGCGGATCTGCGCTGTAGCCGGATGGGGCCAGTGCACCCACTTGCGATCCAGCCAACCAATGCCGCGGTCCATCACCACCCCCAGCACGCCGATGACCACGATGCACACAAAGACAATATCGAGCATGAACAACTGGCGCGCCCACACCATCAGGTAGCCGATGCCTTCGCTGGAGGCCAGCAACTCCACGGCCAGCAACGACGTCCAGCCCGCCGCCAGGGCCAGGCGTACCCCGGCCATGAACGCCGGTAATGCGGCGGGCAGGATCAGGCGGCGGATCAGCAAGTGGGTGGGCAGGCGTAACACGCGGGCGGCTTCGCGCAGGTTGGGCTGGGCATCGCGCACGCCCACCAGGGTGTGCAGGGTTACGGGCACCACAATGGCCTTGACCAGCACCACCAGTTTCAAGGTTTCGCCAATGCCGAAAAACACCATGAACAGCGGAATCCACGCCAGGGTCGGGACCTGCGACAGCGCGCTGAACGTGGGGAATACCAAACGCTCGGCGCGGGCGCTGAAACCCAGGATTGCGCCGAGTATTGCGCCCACGCCGATACCGGCCAGCAGGCCCCAGAACAGGCGCTGCAAGCTGATCGCAAGATGGCTCCATAACTCGCCACCGGCCAGCTCCACTGCACTGCTCCACACCAGGGCGGGGGCGGGCAGAATCTGTTCGCTCATCCAGTGATTGCGACTGGCCAACCACCATAGGGCAAACAACGTGAGCGGCAGCAGCCACGGCAACAGGCGCTGACCCAACTGCGGCCAACGCGGCATTCTGCCGTTGGACGGGGCCGGCAGAGGTAGGCTCAAAAGTGAAATCCGGGCCATGGAAGACCTCCGTGTCGCCAAATGCATTATGTGATTTCGATCTTATAAAAACGTAATCAAGATGATTGCGAGATAAGAGAAATCATTTAAAGCCTCAGCTCTCCACGCATCCAATGCATTCGAAGAATATTTTCGATGCTATTCATGCATACCGCTCTGGAGCCTGTGTATTCGCTCGCATAGTCCAAAAAGATATTAAATTGTGCATTTATAGTATTTAAAGTTTTGTTCATGCTGTGCCTATTTTTTGCTCCCCAGGCGACCGTCGCCCACCAGGAGCTGCGCTTATGAAACTGCCCTTCAAACGTCTGATCAGCCTGTTCGCCGGTACCGCCCTGGCCGGGCTGGTGCATGCCGCTGACCTCAAGGAAATTCGCATTGCTGTGCCAGACCTCAGTGCCGGCAGCCAGCACAGTGGCGGCGGCATCACCGACGTTTTGCGTGAACAGCAAATCTATGAAAAAGCCTTTGCCGACCAAGGCATCAAGATCCAGTGGAATTACTTCAAGGGCGCGGGCCCTGTGATCAATGAAGCCTTCGCCAATGGCCAGGTGGACCTTGCCTATCTGGGTGACCTGGCGGCTATCATCGGCCGCTCCAATGGCTTGGATACTCGCCTGCTTAGCGCCACCGCGCGTGGTGTGAAGCACTACCTCGGCGTGGTGCCGGGCTCTGGCATCAAGACGCTGCAAGACCTCAAGGGCAAACGTGTCGCAGTGTTCCGCGGCACGGCCAGCCAGTTGTCGTTCGACAGTGCATTGGCCAGCCAGGGCTTGAGTGAAAAGGATTTGAAGGTCATCAACCTGGACTTCAATGCCGCCAGCGCTGCGCTGGCCGCCAAGCAGATTGACGCAACCTGGGGCGGTTCCACTCTCACGGCGTTGCAGGCCAAAGGCTTGGCAGAAATACCGCTGACCACCAAGGACCTGGGTGATGCCGGCAGCATCCAGGCCGTGCTGGTGGGCAGCGCCAAGTTTGTCGACGAACACCCAGATGCTGTGGCCAAGCTGCTCAAGGCCCAGCAGCAGGCGGTGCAGTGGTTGACCGATGACAACAACAAGCAAGCCTACATCGCGTTGGTTTCCGGGCTGGCCAGCTACCCGCCGGTGATCCTGACCAATGATTTGAAAGACCAGAAACTCAGTGAGATTTTCCCCTCGACCCTGGACCCGGTGTTCCTGGGCAAATTGCAGGACGCGGTGAATTTGGCCTCGAAGGAGAAGTTGATTCGCAAGTCGTTTCAGGTGAGTGATTGGGTGGCGCCGGGGTTGGTGGCGGCGGGGCTCTGAGTTTTTCGGTGCTTGGGCTATCGCTATCGCAGGCAAGCCAGCTCCCACACTTGAATGTGTTCACCGCTCAAATGTGGGAGCTGGCTTGCCTGCGATGAGGCCCTTCAAACCGCCACACTTACCTGCTGGCTATCCACTTCCACCAACACCTCAATCATCGCCTTCGCCGCCGGCGACAACCGCGACCCAGTGCGACTGACAATCCCGCAACGCGCACTCATGGTCTCCATGTTCTGTGGCAGGTTGCGCCAGTGCAGCAGCACCAGCGAACCGCTGGCCACATCCTCGGCGAACGCTTCCTCGGTGCCCACGCCGATGGCGTTGGATTGCAGCACTATCTTCACCAGCGCAGGGAAGTGCTCGGTCTGGATGCTCGGGGAAAAATCCATGCGCCCACTCAGGTTCGCCAGCAGTTTGCGAATGCCCTGGGAGATCAGCGGCGCGGCCAGTGGATAGTCGAACATATCGTTGGTCGACAGGCTGTCCTTGGCCAGCAACGGGTGCCCGGGGCGGCAGAAAAAGACGCCGCGCTTGGGTGTCAGTGCGCGGGTCTGGAAATTCGGGTCGGCTTCGAACTGGCGGATGTCGGCGATAAAGAATTCGATCTCTTCACGGCTCAGGCTGCGGCTGAGGGTTTCCCAGTTGTCCACCTGGAAACTCGTGCGGATTTTCGGGTGGGCGTTGATAAATCGCGCCACCGCATCCGGCACCAGTTTCGCGGCGGGCGCCGGGCCGCAGCCGAAGCGCAGGTCGCCGGCGTCGAGCTTGGTCATGCGCGTCACTTCACTGCTCAGCAGCGCTGCGCCATGCACCAGGCTCAGGGCATGTTGCAGCACCACCTGGCCTTCCGGTGTAGGGCGCAGGTCCTTGTGGCCACGGTCCACCAGCACGCAGCCAAACTCCTGTTCCAGCCCCTGGATGCTGCGGCTGAACGCCGGCTGAGTGATGCCCATGGCGTCTGCGGCACGCACGAAACTGCGGTGTTCGTTGAGGGCGATGAAGTAGCGCAGTTGGCGAAGATCCATATGCTTTCCCGGCATTTTAAAAATAGGTCGAAGGCATTTGCGACTAAGCAAGCTGAGGTTTTAAATGCAAGCTCTTATTCCGTCAACGAAGCATTGATTCATTTGCTAGATCTAAAATGCATATGGATAGAGCGTTGCTGGAAAGCATCTCCACCATCAGCAGGCACATGAGGGTCATCACAATGAGCAACGCCGCATTAGCTGTTCAACCCATCGCCCACGCGCTCGACATCCACCCGGTGGCCGGTCGTATCGGCGCCGAGATCCGTGGCATCAAACTATCCGGTGACCTGGATGCCGCCACCGTCGAGGCCATCCAGCAGGCACTGGTGCAGTACAAGGTCATTTTCTTCCGCGAGCAAACCCATCTCGATGACCAGAGCCAGGAAGCCTTCGCCCACCTGCTTGGTGAGCCGATTGCACACCCTACGGTGCCGGTGCGCGACGGTACGCGCTTTCTGATGGAGTTGGATGGCAACCGTGGCCAGCGCGCCAACTCTTGGCATACCGACGTGACCTTCGTCGACGCCTACCCAAAGGCCTCGATCCTGCGTTCGGTGCTGGCGCCAGCGTCCGGTGGCGACACCGTCTGGGCCAACACAGCTGCCGCATACAACGACCTCAGCGTCGAGCTGCGTGCATTGGCTGATCACCTATGGGCAGTGCACAGCAACGAATACGACTACGCCGCACGCAAGCCGGATGTGGCGGTGGAGAAGCTGGAGGAATACCGCAAGGTCTTCACTTCCACGGTGTACGAAACCGAACACCCGGTAGTGCGGGTGCACCCGGTCAGCGGTGAGAAAACCTTGCTGCTGGGGCACTTCGTCAAGCGCCTGAAAGGCTATTCCCAGGCGGAGTCGGCACAGTTGTTCAACCTGTTGCAAGGTCACGTCACCCGCCTGGAAAACACCGTACGCTGGCGCTGGAATACCGGGGACGTGGCGATCTGGGATAACCGCGCCACCCAGCATTACGCGGTGGACGACTATGGCACCCAAGAGCGCATCGTGCGCCGGGTCACGCTCAAGGGTGATGTGCCGGTGGGTGTGCAGGGGCAGCGCAGTCAGACCACCAAAGGACTCTAAGCCAGTTGGAGATCAAAATGTGGGAGGGAGCAAGCCCCCTCCCACATTTAAACCTGTGTCGTTCTACCAGACCCCGATTTGCACGACTTTTTCCGCCTCCGGCTCCCCATAGCGAAACCATTGCCCGCGCACTTCGATCTCGGTGTGGCTGATGGTGGTACGCCGCTTCAACCCGCGCAGCCATTCGAACAGATAACCCAAGTGAGTCTCGCGCACCTGTGCATAGGCGGGATCGCTGCCCAGGTCGTGGATTTCCTGCGGGTCGTTTTCCAGGTCGAACAGCTGCGGGCGAAAGCCGTCATAGGCCAGGTACTTCCAGCGCTCACTGCGCACCATGGTCATGCGGCAACGGTCGATGGGCTGCGCCAGGCGTGCCCGGGCCGGGGCCTGGAAGGCGTAGTCGTATTCGGCAATGGCGTAGTGGCGCCAGGTGGGTTGCTCGCCGTGCAGCAGTGGGATCAGCGAGCGGCCTTCGAGGCGATGCTCTGCCGCTGGTAAGCCCAACGCATCGAGAAACGTTGGCAGGGCGTCGATGGTTTCCACCAGGCGTGCGTCCACGCTGCCACGGCTGACATCGGCACTGGCCCGTGGGTCGCGCACGATCAAGGGAACACCCACCGCAGGCTCCAGCAAAAACTCTTTTTCACCGAGGTAATGATCGCCGAGGAAGTCGCCATGATCGCTGGTGAACACGATCAGGGTGTCGTCCCAGCGGTCGTTGCTTTGCAGAAAATCAAACAGCCGCCCGAGTTGATCGTCGATCTGTTTGATCAGGCCCATGTAGGTCGGAATCACCGTGAGGCGCACCTCGTCACGGGAAAAGTTCAGGCTCTCCTGGTGTTGGCGAAATGCCTGGTACACCGGGTGATCGCTGGTGTGCTCAGGTTGAATCGGCGCCTGCACATGCTCGGTACCGTACAGGGCGTGATAAGGCGCCGGCGCGATGTAGGGCCAGTGCGGCTTGATATACGACAGGTGCAGGCACCACGGCTGTTCGGCCTGCTCGCGGATAAAGTCGATGGCGCGGTCGGTGGTGTAGACGGTCTCCGAATGTTCTTCGGCCACTCGTGCGGGTTTGCCGGCGTTGCGCATATGCCAGCCGCTGAGCACTTCGCCGTTTTCACCTTCAGCGGCGTTGGCCCATTCATGCCAAGGGTTGCTGCCGTTGTAGCCGTGATCACGCAAGTATTGGGTGTAGGGCGCGGACTCGCGCTTATCCTCGAACAGCGGGCTGTCGGGATAGATGCCGTCGTGACGCAGATACGCGTCGAAACCCACCTCATTGAGCGGCTCGGCCTGGGCACTGTCGGGGTCTATCTGCAGGCGCTGCAACGCCTCAAGGTTCGGCGTGGCGTGGGTCTTGCCCACCAGGGCGGTGCGGATGCCGTGGGGTCGCAGGTAGTCGCCGATCGTCAGCTCTTCGAGCGGCAGCGGCACTGCATTCCACGCCACCTGATGGCTGCTGACATAGCGCCCGGTGTAGGCCGACATGCGCGACGGGCCGCAGATGGTGCCCTGTGTATAGGCCCGACTGAAACGCACGCCAGCGGCGGCCAGGCGGTCGATATTCGGCGTGTGCAGATGGGCATGGCCGTAGCACGACAGGTAATCGCGGCGCAGTTGGTCGCACATGATGTAGAGCACGTTGCGCACGGGTTTTGGTTCAGACATGGAGGTTCACCGGACGAAGGACAGGAGCGTTTTTTCGCCGTTCGCAGGGGGTGCTGGCAAGTGCATTTGAGGTCTGGATTTTATGCAGTGAGTGCATGGGTGTGCCTGCTGGCGCCATCGCAGGCAAGCCAGCTCCCACAGGGGAATGCATTTCAAATGTGGAAACCGGCCTGCCAGCCGACGCCCCTCTACCTGACTCCCCGCGATCCAACTGTGGGAGCAGGCTTACCCGGCGAAGGACCTGATGTGAGCAGCCAGCTCTGCCAGCGCTTTATCATCTGCCCTGGCAGCGTCATGGGAGGAGACATAGCCTTCATAACGCTCAAAATATTTGTCCTGGGTCGAACTGATTTTTTTGAAGGCGCTGTCTTCCCCGGTCCCGTGCATCGGGAATAATTTGGCGTGCAGATGATCGACGCCGTAACCCTCCAGAATCATGCCCGTTCTAGCCACACCTTTTAGCGCTTCGTCCAAAAGCTTCGCCGTCTTCTTGGCTGCGATGACCAAGTCACACAGCACGGCGTCCGGTTCGGCAAACGCATAGCTGCCGTGATGGGTTTTGGGGATAACCACACTGAACCCCGGCGTATTGGGAAATATGGAGAGAAAGGCCATGTGGGTCTGGTCTTCCCACAGGAGGTGGGAGGTTGCAGTACCGCGGGCAATGCTGCAAAAGATACACGCCATTAAACACCTGCCTCATTGTCGTCAAAATATCGGGTTGTGTATCCCAAAGGCCACTGGGCGGCATCCCATTCAATATAGTGCGATCGTTGTTCGCCAAAGAGATTAGACGCGATGGAGGTTATTATTCCGGAGGCCATAAGCGCAGCAATATTGAAATTTAAAGGGCCAAAACTCGGCATTATTGATTGAGGGAGCCTCAGCCAGTGCGTGCTGCTATCCGGACTGAGTGTCGAATGCTGCCTGTCTTTTCCTGAGAAAAAGTTGGCGATGCAATGGCTGTGTAGATAACCGCCGCTTACTACAGGTATTCCAGCTGTAACTGCCAAATCACTGGCTCTAGATACCAGAGTAGGAGGGTTGTCTGCGGTAATTGCGATTGCAGAAAAACACCCGGTGTTTAACAGTTCAACAATGTCGTCATAGTTCATTTCCAATTCTGGAGATTGGATTTTTATATTGTCGAACCGGTCGTTTATCTCTCGTTGCAGCGTGGCGACTTTGGTGTTACCAATATCGTTTTTTCTCCAAAATAGCTGCCGATTCAGATTGCTACTTTCAATAATGTCTGGGTCTACTAACGTTAAGTGTTCAACGCCAGCACCAGCGAGCAGCAACGCGACGCTACTGCCAATTCCTCCACATCCGATGACAAGAACCTTAGAGGATTTTATTGCTGCGGTATCGTTAATTAAATCGGCGCACGATTTAGCTTTGCAAAGAAGGAAGCTGGTTGTGCGACTTGTGACTGGATTTTTCAGCAAGTTGCACACTGTATCCACTTCATCTGCTGCGCCGGGAACTAATGCTGCTGCTTGATGTAGTCCTTGTTCAAGAGCAACTACCGTTTGCTCATTGATCTGATAAGCACCAGCAGGTCCGTTGATCACGGTATGTCCATCGACTAATGAATGAAAGAGCGAGGGTATAACAACGCCAACGGCATTTCCTGAGTTGTCATAAAAACGAAAGTCTTGATTGGTGTTGTGCATTTTTGTAGCTCTTTAATTAGTCAGGCGATGGCGCTCGTGAAGCGCCACCGCTGTTATGAAGCTTAATTGCAGCGTGGACTATTCCTCGAAATCACTCCGCCGTCGCATCCACCATCAAAAAACTGTACTGCAAGAGGGAAAATGTTTTGTTGAGCGGACTGGGCAATAGGCGGTTGAGACACCGCACGTGAAGAGTCAGTTATCACATTTGCTTGCACAGCCGCTGAAACGCCCAGAAGTACCGTGGCAATTCCGAAGATACTTGTCTTGCTAGTGTTCATTGTATGTTTCCTTTTTTCACTGAAGGATGTGTTGCGTAACTAATCTAAGTCCAATACTTGTCCATCGTCAAAAGAAAAAGAAATTTTCCGAAATTTCCTAGGAAGTCTTTTTTTGTGAAGGAAACATCCTGCTTTTGGAAAAAATCATACAGCATAGTTGTTTGGC
This genomic stretch from Pseudomonas synxantha BG33R harbors:
- a CDS encoding AraC family transcriptional regulator, which gives rise to MTEPTSLASWTRALRKQLDALGLNSAALCAEAGLDPQQMDDPNARYPLSATTRLWQLAVQASGDPAIGLRVSRFVSPTTFHALGYALVASGSLREVFERIVRYHQVVSDALSLELTRHGDAYHFRLLQPQGSPAPAPEAIDAFVAIYVRTCRNRLGRDYAPLAVYLRRPEPADPTPWHTVLRSPVFFAADEDRLEFAAHDFDSHLDDANPELAEHNETVLKRTLAHLQPLTWERKVRAVIEAQLPDGEPSAERVAQALHLSLRSLQRHLADEGCRFDALLNECRQNLALLHLRDPQCSLAEISHLLGFADTSSFNRAFKRWTGMTPGQFREGLR
- a CDS encoding fatty acid desaturase, producing MDGTSASPQQMNAQQRSAHIREVVLAEGDRLRQRHPWLLHQDALGASILGFALLGMLGSAALYISGHLAWWACLLLNAFFASLTHELEHDLIHSMYFRKQRLPHNLMMGLVWLARPSTINPWIRRHLHLNHHKVSGTEADMEERAITNGEPWGLARLLMVGDNMMSALIRMLRAKTWAHKLSILKRVVLVYAPLALLHWGAWYVFLGFHAANGIASLLGAPIMWSAGTLQMMQVIDIAAVVIIGPNVLRTFCLHFVSSNMHYYGDVEPGNVIQQTQVLNPWWLWPLQAFCFNFGSTHGIHHFVVKEPFYIRQMTVKVAHKVMAEMGVRFNDVGTFARANRFERQEQPDAKLAFSKQ
- a CDS encoding ABC transporter ATP-binding protein; the encoded protein is MNAPIVSFNHVGKSFDVDGFELEAIREFNLQIAEGEFVAIVGASGCGKSTLLRLLVGLDTQFRGQIQVDGKAVSGIGGERGIVFQEHRLFPWLTVAQNIGLGLVNEPLNEAERNRRISDFIELVGLTDFTRAYPHQLSGGMAQRVAIARGLVASPRILLLDEPFGALDALTRQQMQDELLAIRARARITTVLVTHDVEEAIFLADRVVVMEPRPGRIKQVVDITLPHPRQRSSFEFHQLREELLHELISDDHYQPPVHEQIRDLPLAFIAC
- a CDS encoding ABC transporter permease; translated protein: MARISLLSLPLPAPSNGRMPRWPQLGQRLLPWLLPLTLFALWWLASRNHWMSEQILPAPALVWSSAVELAGGELWSHLAISLQRLFWGLLAGIGVGAILGAILGFSARAERLVFPTFSALSQVPTLAWIPLFMVFFGIGETLKLVVLVKAIVVPVTLHTLVGVRDAQPNLREAARVLRLPTHLLIRRLILPAALPAFMAGVRLALAAGWTSLLAVELLASSEGIGYLMVWARQLFMLDIVFVCIVVIGVLGVVMDRGIGWLDRKWVHWPHPATAQIRRGPRYEGWQRLQPWLLPLLLLALWQVATQQGWVDPNILVSPQAVLQTTVAGVLDGSLTTALGKSLGRAVGGSLLGGSLGFAMGLWLGLSRRSERVLGPTLAALRQIAIFAWVPLLTAWFGLGELAKWVFIALAAFFPLFIATQRSVLNLSPQLREAAQVLRLSLWQRLRRLVLPGAAAGIFAGLRLSLIYAWMGTIGAEYFMPSDGGIGSLMIGAQQLLRMDLIMSGMLLVGLTGAALNLIGQRIETRATRWRHA
- a CDS encoding ABC transporter substrate-binding protein, with protein sequence MKLPFKRLISLFAGTALAGLVHAADLKEIRIAVPDLSAGSQHSGGGITDVLREQQIYEKAFADQGIKIQWNYFKGAGPVINEAFANGQVDLAYLGDLAAIIGRSNGLDTRLLSATARGVKHYLGVVPGSGIKTLQDLKGKRVAVFRGTASQLSFDSALASQGLSEKDLKVINLDFNAASAALAAKQIDATWGGSTLTALQAKGLAEIPLTTKDLGDAGSIQAVLVGSAKFVDEHPDAVAKLLKAQQQAVQWLTDDNNKQAYIALVSGLASYPPVILTNDLKDQKLSEIFPSTLDPVFLGKLQDAVNLASKEKLIRKSFQVSDWVAPGLVAAGL
- a CDS encoding LysR family transcriptional regulator; this encodes MDLRQLRYFIALNEHRSFVRAADAMGITQPAFSRSIQGLEQEFGCVLVDRGHKDLRPTPEGQVVLQHALSLVHGAALLSSEVTRMTKLDAGDLRFGCGPAPAAKLVPDAVARFINAHPKIRTSFQVDNWETLSRSLSREEIEFFIADIRQFEADPNFQTRALTPKRGVFFCRPGHPLLAKDSLSTNDMFDYPLAAPLISQGIRKLLANLSGRMDFSPSIQTEHFPALVKIVLQSNAIGVGTEEAFAEDVASGSLVLLHWRNLPQNMETMSARCGIVSRTGSRLSPAAKAMIEVLVEVDSQQVSVAV
- a CDS encoding TauD/TfdA dioxygenase family protein gives rise to the protein MSNAALAVQPIAHALDIHPVAGRIGAEIRGIKLSGDLDAATVEAIQQALVQYKVIFFREQTHLDDQSQEAFAHLLGEPIAHPTVPVRDGTRFLMELDGNRGQRANSWHTDVTFVDAYPKASILRSVLAPASGGDTVWANTAAAYNDLSVELRALADHLWAVHSNEYDYAARKPDVAVEKLEEYRKVFTSTVYETEHPVVRVHPVSGEKTLLLGHFVKRLKGYSQAESAQLFNLLQGHVTRLENTVRWRWNTGDVAIWDNRATQHYAVDDYGTQERIVRRVTLKGDVPVGVQGQRSQTTKGL
- a CDS encoding alkaline phosphatase family protein, whose translation is MSEPKPVRNVLYIMCDQLRRDYLSCYGHAHLHTPNIDRLAAAGVRFSRAYTQGTICGPSRMSAYTGRYVSSHQVAWNAVPLPLEELTIGDYLRPHGIRTALVGKTHATPNLEALQRLQIDPDSAQAEPLNEVGFDAYLRHDGIYPDSPLFEDKRESAPYTQYLRDHGYNGSNPWHEWANAAEGENGEVLSGWHMRNAGKPARVAEEHSETVYTTDRAIDFIREQAEQPWCLHLSYIKPHWPYIAPAPYHALYGTEHVQAPIQPEHTSDHPVYQAFRQHQESLNFSRDEVRLTVIPTYMGLIKQIDDQLGRLFDFLQSNDRWDDTLIVFTSDHGDFLGDHYLGEKEFLLEPAVGVPLIVRDPRASADVSRGSVDARLVETIDALPTFLDALGLPAAEHRLEGRSLIPLLHGEQPTWRHYAIAEYDYAFQAPARARLAQPIDRCRMTMVRSERWKYLAYDGFRPQLFDLENDPQEIHDLGSDPAYAQVRETHLGYLFEWLRGLKRRTTISHTEIEVRGQWFRYGEPEAEKVVQIGVW
- a CDS encoding HIT family protein — protein: MACIFCSIARGTATSHLLWEDQTHMAFLSIFPNTPGFSVVIPKTHHGSYAFAEPDAVLCDLVIAAKKTAKLLDEALKGVARTGMILEGYGVDHLHAKLFPMHGTGEDSAFKKISSTQDKYFERYEGYVSSHDAARADDKALAELAAHIRSFAG
- a CDS encoding HesA/MoeB/ThiF family protein, with amino-acid sequence MHNTNQDFRFYDNSGNAVGVVIPSLFHSLVDGHTVINGPAGAYQINEQTVVALEQGLHQAAALVPGAADEVDTVCNLLKNPVTSRTTSFLLCKAKSCADLINDTAAIKSSKVLVIGCGGIGSSVALLLAGAGVEHLTLVDPDIIESSNLNRQLFWRKNDIGNTKVATLQREINDRFDNIKIQSPELEMNYDDIVELLNTGCFSAIAITADNPPTLVSRASDLAVTAGIPVVSGGYLHSHCIANFFSGKDRQHSTLSPDSSTHWLRLPQSIMPSFGPLNFNIAALMASGIITSIASNLFGEQRSHYIEWDAAQWPLGYTTRYFDDNEAGV